One region of Metallosphaera sedula DSM 5348 genomic DNA includes:
- a CDS encoding acyl--CoA ligase, with protein MVTVQDFFRKFIEFQNSPNEKSLQEIVKLVGQLDLRRFNWVRDVFEDIHVKERGSKTALIWRDINTGEEAKLSYHELSLMSNRVLSTLRKHGLKKGDVVYLMTKVHPMHWAVFLAVIKGGFVMVPSATNLTVAEMKYRFSDLKPSAIISDSLRASVMEEALGSLKVEKFLIDGKRETWNSLEDESSNAEPEDTRGEDVIINYFTSGTTGMPKRVIHTAVSYPVGSITTASIVGVRESDLHLNLSATGWAKFAWSSFFSPLLVGATVVGINYEGKLDTRRYLGEVENLGVTSFCAPPTAWRQFITLDLDQFRFERLRSVVSAGEPLNPEVIKIWKDKFNLTIRDFYGQTETTAMVGNFPFLKVKPGSMGKPHPLYDIRLLDDEGKEITKPYEVGHITVKLNPRPIGLFLGYSDEKKNMESFREGYYYTGDKAYFDEEGYFYFVGRGDDVIKTSDYRVGPFEVESALLEHPAVAEAAVVGVPDTVRWQLVKAYIVLKKGYMPSKELAEEIREKMKTLLSPYKVPRIIEFVDELPKTISGKIRRVELRKREEEKRKKGEVGQNEYVF; from the coding sequence ATGGTTACCGTTCAAGACTTTTTCCGGAAGTTCATAGAATTTCAGAACTCTCCCAATGAGAAGTCCCTTCAGGAGATAGTTAAACTCGTTGGTCAACTAGACCTAAGGAGGTTTAACTGGGTAAGAGACGTCTTTGAGGACATTCACGTTAAGGAGAGGGGGAGTAAGACGGCCCTGATCTGGAGGGACATAAACACAGGCGAGGAGGCAAAACTGAGCTATCATGAGCTGTCCTTGATGTCCAACAGAGTGCTGAGCACGTTGAGGAAACACGGCCTGAAGAAGGGAGATGTGGTCTATCTAATGACCAAGGTTCACCCCATGCACTGGGCAGTGTTCTTGGCCGTAATTAAGGGAGGTTTCGTGATGGTTCCAAGTGCAACCAACCTAACTGTAGCAGAGATGAAGTACAGGTTCTCGGACCTGAAGCCCAGCGCCATCATCTCTGACTCATTGAGGGCCTCAGTGATGGAGGAGGCACTAGGTTCCCTCAAGGTCGAGAAATTCCTCATCGATGGGAAGAGGGAGACCTGGAATTCCCTGGAGGATGAATCCAGTAACGCGGAACCGGAGGATACCAGGGGTGAAGACGTGATAATAAACTACTTCACCTCAGGGACCACTGGGATGCCCAAGAGGGTTATCCACACAGCAGTGTCCTACCCCGTGGGATCGATCACCACAGCCTCCATAGTCGGCGTCAGGGAGAGCGATCTCCACTTAAACCTAAGTGCCACAGGATGGGCCAAGTTCGCGTGGAGCTCATTCTTCTCTCCCCTTCTAGTAGGGGCAACCGTGGTGGGAATAAATTATGAGGGAAAGCTGGACACTAGAAGGTATCTAGGCGAGGTCGAGAACCTGGGAGTGACCAGCTTTTGTGCCCCTCCCACCGCCTGGAGGCAATTCATTACCCTCGACCTTGATCAATTCAGGTTTGAGAGATTAAGGTCCGTAGTCAGTGCAGGGGAACCCCTCAACCCCGAGGTCATAAAGATCTGGAAGGACAAGTTCAACCTTACCATAAGGGACTTTTACGGCCAGACTGAGACCACCGCAATGGTGGGGAACTTCCCCTTCCTCAAGGTGAAACCTGGGTCCATGGGCAAGCCACATCCCCTCTACGACATAAGGCTTCTTGACGATGAAGGCAAGGAGATTACGAAACCCTATGAGGTGGGTCATATAACCGTGAAGTTGAACCCTAGGCCCATTGGTCTTTTCCTGGGTTATAGTGACGAGAAAAAGAACATGGAGTCCTTTAGGGAAGGATATTACTACACGGGTGACAAGGCGTATTTCGACGAGGAGGGATACTTTTACTTCGTGGGAAGGGGAGATGACGTAATAAAGACCTCAGACTACAGGGTGGGACCATTTGAGGTGGAGAGTGCTCTCTTGGAACATCCCGCAGTTGCCGAGGCCGCAGTCGTTGGAGTCCCTGATACTGTGAGGTGGCAATTGGTGAAGGCCTACATAGTCCTGAAGAAGGGGTACATGCCTAGCAAGGAGCTGGCCGAGGAAATAAGGGAGAAGATGAAGACCCTTCTCTCGCCTTACAAGGTACCTAGGATTATCGAGTTTGTGGATGAACTTCCGAAGACCATTAGCGGTAAGATCAGGAGGGTTGAACTCAGGAAGAGGGAGGAGGAAAAGAGGAAGAAGGGAGAGGTGGGACAGAACGAGTACGTCTTCTGA
- a CDS encoding alanyl-tRNA editing protein — MRTHTALHVVKGALQSVLNTKITYSTYVKESHGRISVIMDRKPTDLEMENIIREANRIVNEGLPILREVVPRNEAEKIYGNDIYDYFPVPPEVKELVIVKIPGWNINACAKDHTQTTKEIGVIRLDYWRFRQAKRLLEVAFDVT, encoded by the coding sequence GTGAGGACGCATACAGCCCTTCACGTGGTAAAGGGTGCCCTTCAAAGCGTGCTTAACACTAAGATTACCTATTCAACTTACGTTAAGGAAAGTCACGGAAGAATATCTGTGATCATGGATAGGAAACCAACAGACCTAGAAATGGAGAACATCATTCGTGAGGCCAATAGGATTGTGAATGAAGGGTTACCTATCCTAAGGGAGGTAGTTCCCAGGAACGAGGCTGAGAAAATCTACGGTAACGACATTTACGACTACTTCCCTGTCCCCCCGGAGGTTAAGGAACTGGTTATCGTGAAGATTCCCGGATGGAACATAAACGCCTGCGCCAAGGATCACACCCAAACAACTAAGGAGATAGGCGTAATACGCCTGGATTACTGGAGATTTAGACAAGCTAAAAGACTTCTTGAGGTAGCCTTCGACGTTACCTAA
- a CDS encoding APC family permease: MKKLTFWQALFIGLGNIIGAGIFVMAGATISAAGPGAILAFVITAIYAMTVGLNSAELSSIYTDVEGGVYSFTLKTLGGMSGFLVGWFRVIAYSISGAATALGFSGYMTQLGIPSILYYPMAVILIVVLLFLNYLGLRLVANVETILVLVNLFSLIMFTVSTLVIAGVRVHNFTPFLPHGVTGLFLASNLAFFAYSGFNTIATLTPSTENGEKVIPRAIVWSLVITSLIYISVIFAMVDAVPYTYYGLSSAPLSLTLSSIHAPSVIYYVIGASALIATVSVTLSIIVAGQRTLDQLSKDFQLPVRHPLILVGAIMVVSLFLGNVESIALASNFGIVFSYMLTGLEVMISRHRGLRGVFRSPGYPILQLISTALSAVFLISLGIQSLEIGVVTLFLGILVYEALRETRLRK, encoded by the coding sequence ATGAAGAAACTTACCTTCTGGCAGGCCCTCTTCATAGGCTTAGGTAACATAATTGGGGCAGGAATATTCGTCATGGCGGGCGCCACCATATCCGCTGCGGGCCCTGGGGCAATTCTAGCCTTCGTCATCACGGCAATTTATGCCATGACCGTGGGCCTCAATAGCGCCGAACTATCCTCGATTTACACTGATGTGGAAGGTGGAGTTTACAGCTTTACCCTAAAGACCTTAGGTGGGATGAGTGGTTTTCTCGTGGGATGGTTTAGGGTAATCGCATATTCTATTAGCGGAGCTGCGACGGCACTGGGTTTCTCGGGATACATGACCCAACTTGGTATTCCGTCAATTTTGTATTACCCTATGGCTGTGATCCTTATCGTGGTATTACTTTTTCTCAATTATTTGGGATTGAGACTCGTGGCCAACGTCGAAACGATTCTCGTTCTCGTGAACCTCTTTAGTCTTATCATGTTTACGGTATCTACTCTCGTCATAGCAGGAGTCAGAGTTCACAACTTCACGCCCTTTCTTCCTCACGGCGTGACGGGGTTATTTCTGGCCTCAAACTTAGCATTTTTCGCTTACTCTGGATTTAACACCATAGCGACCCTCACTCCCTCAACCGAGAACGGCGAGAAGGTGATTCCTAGAGCTATCGTGTGGTCTCTGGTCATAACATCCCTCATTTACATTTCGGTCATCTTTGCCATGGTGGATGCAGTACCTTACACATACTACGGGCTATCCTCGGCGCCGCTCTCCCTCACCCTTAGTTCCATACATGCGCCGTCCGTGATATATTACGTAATTGGGGCCTCGGCCTTAATTGCAACCGTAAGCGTTACACTCTCAATAATTGTGGCGGGGCAAAGGACTCTCGATCAATTGTCCAAGGACTTTCAACTTCCAGTGAGACATCCTCTCATTCTAGTGGGGGCAATTATGGTTGTCTCACTATTCCTAGGAAACGTGGAGAGCATAGCTCTAGCCAGTAATTTCGGAATAGTATTCTCCTACATGTTAACAGGACTTGAGGTAATGATTTCCAGGCACAGAGGTCTTCGCGGGGTTTTCAGATCGCCGGGCTATCCCATACTTCAGTTGATATCCACAGCCCTATCTGCGGTGTTCCTTATCTCACTGGGAATTCAGTCCCTTGAGATAGGAGTGGTGACCCTTTTCCTTGGAATACTAGTCTACGAGGCCCTAAGGGAGACCAGGCTAAGAAAATAG
- a CDS encoding MFS transporter translates to MSNQPLRSISSSKRIVRLLPILFYLYLVNFLDRVNISYAISAGMFKDLGVPKSSADLIASIASSLFFVAYAIPQVFSNLGISRIGVRKVFALAFTAWGIITILTGFVQNVPEVYLLRFLLGLAEAPFYAGVIFYLSVWFLRDERGFANSLFNAAIPVSGIIGGLIAGSFFSVFGDDPGWRYLFVAEGVLALVSVAVIWLLLTDFPKDAKWLSEGEKEELLSKIKVEKEEKQKLVSHASWRRALGDRDVLLLVLIYFLGVTSLYGYTIWLPSIIKSFGVSASTASYLTVIPYLVASISLIFISRYSDRAGVRKSLALAIFLVAGIGLSLSAFTLKTPVISFLFFVISAIGIYSFIPVFWTIPTEFLSEESAAASIGLINALGNLGGIAGPIIVGFLESLTGVFTAGVYSLALFDILAGLVVLLVRKSR, encoded by the coding sequence ATGAGCAATCAACCCTTGAGGAGCATATCCTCGTCCAAGAGGATAGTTAGGTTGTTGCCCATTCTTTTTTACCTCTATCTAGTAAATTTTCTAGATAGAGTTAACATATCCTATGCAATTTCAGCGGGGATGTTCAAGGATTTGGGAGTTCCCAAGAGTAGCGCGGATCTTATAGCCTCCATTGCCTCTAGTCTATTCTTCGTAGCTTACGCTATCCCTCAGGTATTCTCCAACCTAGGCATAAGCAGAATTGGAGTTAGGAAGGTATTTGCGTTAGCCTTCACCGCATGGGGGATAATCACAATTCTCACAGGGTTTGTTCAGAACGTTCCTGAAGTCTACCTGCTTAGGTTCCTCCTTGGACTCGCTGAAGCTCCTTTCTACGCGGGCGTAATCTTTTACCTCAGCGTGTGGTTCCTGAGGGACGAAAGGGGATTCGCAAATAGCCTGTTCAATGCAGCCATCCCTGTCTCAGGGATAATAGGAGGACTCATAGCTGGTTCATTCTTCTCTGTGTTTGGAGATGATCCCGGATGGAGATACCTATTCGTGGCTGAGGGTGTACTGGCTCTCGTGTCGGTGGCTGTTATCTGGCTTTTACTCACCGACTTTCCCAAGGATGCAAAGTGGTTAAGTGAGGGGGAGAAAGAGGAACTTCTAAGCAAGATAAAGGTTGAAAAGGAGGAGAAGCAGAAGCTAGTTTCCCACGCCTCGTGGAGGAGGGCGCTAGGTGATAGGGATGTACTTCTCCTGGTGCTGATATATTTCCTTGGCGTAACGTCACTGTACGGTTACACCATCTGGTTGCCGTCAATCATTAAGAGCTTCGGCGTCTCCGCCTCAACTGCAAGTTACCTCACTGTTATACCATATCTCGTTGCCTCAATCTCGCTCATCTTCATCTCCAGGTATTCAGACAGGGCCGGAGTTAGGAAATCTCTGGCCTTGGCAATATTTCTCGTTGCAGGGATTGGGCTATCCTTAAGTGCATTTACACTCAAGACGCCAGTGATTTCGTTCCTATTCTTCGTAATCTCTGCTATTGGAATTTACAGTTTCATTCCAGTATTCTGGACTATACCCACTGAATTCCTAAGCGAGGAGTCAGCTGCAGCGTCCATAGGACTAATAAACGCACTGGGCAACTTGGGTGGGATCGCTGGTCCCATCATAGTAGGCTTCCTAGAGAGCTTAACGGGGGTTTTCACGGCAGGTGTTTACTCCCTCGCCCTCTTCGACATCCTAGCAGGGCTTGTGGTATTACTAGTCAGAAAGAGCAGATGA